In Mycolicibacterium alvei, a single window of DNA contains:
- a CDS encoding TniB family NTP-binding protein: MKQWNQLSDGERARHIEQLASWLGHLYVQTPELTGITDAMTAMVGTNTQSPPGAKDIGLLTGKNTVGKSTLMKKWAKRNYRDWTRSAELDRRGRPVWYPTLGTEADLNPVVWINLPPGAMIKEVDAEILEFFGLPAEGVRRKLTNSVVRAAEQHRVRVLVVDDTQFLKTNWKGGRDVLDHVKHINTELGEIGASVILIGADLENSDLVTDPQIAGRLKMFRFPRYTIDDLDEQRVWQQILRDIENTLLAHLPAAEPGVLFLKLAGELWHRTQGFLGDLTKLISGATLAATLDGSHTIELRHLNAVALSKRAELEHNAQAQSAPQRRAR, encoded by the coding sequence CCACATCGAGCAATTGGCGAGTTGGCTGGGCCACCTGTACGTGCAGACACCAGAGCTCACCGGCATCACCGACGCGATGACCGCGATGGTCGGTACCAATACGCAGTCGCCGCCAGGAGCGAAAGACATCGGCCTTCTTACGGGCAAGAACACCGTCGGCAAGAGCACGCTGATGAAGAAGTGGGCGAAACGTAACTACCGCGACTGGACCAGATCGGCCGAACTCGACAGGCGCGGCAGACCGGTCTGGTATCCGACCCTGGGCACCGAGGCCGATCTCAACCCGGTGGTCTGGATCAACCTGCCTCCTGGAGCCATGATCAAAGAAGTCGATGCTGAGATCCTCGAATTCTTTGGATTGCCGGCGGAAGGCGTCCGGCGAAAACTCACCAATAGCGTTGTCCGTGCTGCCGAACAGCATCGTGTGCGCGTGCTCGTCGTCGACGACACCCAATTCCTGAAAACCAATTGGAAGGGTGGCCGTGACGTTCTCGACCACGTCAAGCACATCAACACCGAGCTCGGAGAAATCGGCGCATCCGTGATCCTGATTGGTGCCGACCTCGAAAACAGCGATCTGGTCACCGATCCCCAGATTGCCGGCCGCTTGAAAATGTTCCGATTCCCCCGCTACACCATCGACGATCTCGACGAACAACGTGTATGGCAGCAGATCCTTCGCGACATCGAGAACACGTTGTTGGCGCACCTGCCCGCCGCCGAACCCGGCGTGCTGTTCCTCAAACTGGCCGGCGAATTATGGCACCGCACACAGGGATTCCTAGGTGACCTCACCAAACTCATCAGTGGCGCAACGCTGGCAGCCACGCTCGATGGCAGCCACACCATCGAGCTCAGGCACCTCAACGCCGTCGCCCTGAGCAAGCGCGCCGAGTTGGAGCACAACGCCCAAGCGCAGTCTGCCCCGCAGCGGCGTGCCCGATGA